GTTGGTTGGTCACCGCCGACGCGGCCAGCGACGTGCCCAACACCGGCGTCAAATCCGTCATGGTCTCCACCCGCTCCGGTTGGCACGTCCTCGATACCACAAGCTTCACCTACGACGCGGAAACCACCACCGCGCCCGCCGGCCCCCTCACCCAGGCTGGAGTGTGGTTTATGGCGGAGGAAACCAGCGCGCCGGCCGAGGCGGGGTTCCAGTTCGGGGTTTCCGACAGCTACTTCACCGCACGGGTCACACCGACGGTTTATCACCCCGACGAAGACGGTGATAATCAGATCTCTCTCTCCGAGCTCTTGAACGTGATCGAGCTCTACAACAGTCGCTCTGGTTCCACCCGCACCGGCCGCTATGACACCAACTTTGCTGCCGACTCCACCAGCGACCCCACCGCCATCGCGCTCTACGAGACCTACTATGCCGCCGACACCGATCGCGACGGCACCATTTCTCTGAGCGAACTCCTCCGCGTCATCGAACTCTACAACGTTCGTGAGGGCACCACGCGCGTCGGCCGCTACCACCTAGATTCGCAGTTCGACGATGGCGTGGCCCCCGGCGCAGCCGTGGTCGTGCCGTGATCAGAGGGGGCTGGTCGAGTTGTCGGGCGTAAAGCCCGACCCACAGTGACTGCGCCAACCTCCTTGTGGGTCGGGCTTTACGCCCGACAGCGCCGTCGAGGCCGGCTACAGCAGAGGACCCCCCTCCCCGCTTACTCGCGGGCTCCGGCCAGGGACTCCTGCTTCGCCACTTCCTTTTCGATCTGGGCCGCTTGCACCAGACCGTGGGCACTGGACTTGCCGGTGACCTTCATGACCATCGCGTCCATCATGATGTAGATCGCCGGAATCACGAAGAGCGTGAGGAAGGTCGCGATCGCCAGGCCGCCCACAATGGCCAGACCCATCGGGTTGCGCGTTTCGCTGCCCGGACCGCTGGCCAGCGCGAGCGGCAAGGCACCGAGGATGGTCGACACCGCCGTCATCAGAATCGGCCGGAAACGCAACGTGGCCGCTTCGTGCGCGGCCTGCGCGGCGTTACGCCCCTCGATGCGAAGTTGGTTGGCGAACTCGACAATCAGAATGCCGTTCTTCGCCACCAGGCCGATCAACATGATCAGGCCGAAGCGCGAGAACAGGTTGTCGGTCATCGGCGTGCCCCAGAAACGCGAGGCCCACAGCACGGCCACGCCGCCGGTGAGCGCCAGCACCACGCCACTGAAGATCGTGATGGGATGAATCCATGACTCGAACTGAGCCGCGAGAATCAGGAAAGTGAATACAAGCGCCAATCCGAAGAGCACGCGCGCATCGGCCGAGCTTTCGACAAACTCCCGCGTCTCGCCGTCCCAGGTGTAGTTGTAGTTCTCGGGCAGGATCGCGGTCGCGAGGCGTTCGAGTTCCGCCACACCGTCACCTTGGGTGAAACCTTCGTTGAGCTGCGCTGAGACCGAGATGGAACGTTGGCGATCAAAGTGCGGGTAGGCCTCGGGCACGATCTCCTCGCTCGTCTCCACGAGGTTGCTGAGCTGCACCAGATGACCATCCGTCGAGCGCAGGTAGATCTTGCCGAGATCGGCCGGCGAGGTGCGATCGGCGTCCTCGACCTGCAGCATGACATCATACTCGTCGGCGCCGCGGCGGAAACGGGTCACGCGGCGACCACCGAAGAGGGACTCGAGCGTGGTCGCCACGTCGAAAACCGGTACATTGAGGTCGGCCGCGCGCGCGCGGTCCACCTGCACGTTGAGCTGCGGTTTGTTGGGCTCGGGGCTGATGCGCGGACGATTCAGCACCGTGCTGTCGCGCAGGCCGGCGGTGATCTGTTCGGCGATGCTTTGGAGCTGCTTAAACTCGGGTCCGACCAGCACCATCTCGACGCCACCCGAGGCACTGCGGCGTCCGCCCAGCGGGCGCACTGGCGCGGCGATGATCATGCCCCCGGGATTGGCGGCAAACTTGGAACGCAGGTCGGCCAACACCTCCTGGGTGGAGCGTTCGCGATCCTCCCAGTTCTTGAGCATCACAAACATGAACCCCCGGTTGGCGCCGCCGCCGCCAAATCCGGTGATGCGAAACATCTTTTGGATTTCGGGGGTGTTGAGCAGCACGGCCTCGGAGTCGCTGGCGTAGCTCGCGGCGTATTGCGGCGTCGAACCGAGCGGGAAATTCATGATCACGCGGAACACACCGCGGTCCTCGTTGGGCGTGAGTTCACGCTGCAGGTGGCCATAAAACCACGGGCCCGCCGCCGCAAAACCCGCGACGACCAGCAGCACCACCCACTTCACTCGCAGCACCGCGGCCAAGGTCCGCGAAAACACCGAGTTGATCGCCTCAAACATCGGCTCGGTGAGGCGGTAAAACAGACCGTGGGTGATTTTGCCGTCCGCCCCGTGGTGCGCATTGAGCAGCCGCGAACACAACATCGGCGTGAGCGTGAGTGCGATGAGACTCGAGACCGAAACCGCCACCGCGAGGGTGATGCCGAACTCAAAAAACAGCCGCCCCGTGCGCCCCGATTGGAAAGCCACCGGCACAAACACCGCGATGAGCGTGAGCGTCGTCGAAATGACCGCGAAAGCCATCTGCCGCGCACCGAAGATCGCCGCGTGGATGGGCCCCTCTCCTTCCTCGATGCGCCGATAAATGTTTTCCAGCATCACGATGGCGTCGTCCACCACCAGGCCCACTGCCAGCACCAGCGCGAGCATGGTGAGCAGGTTGAGGCTGAACCCAAACAACTGGATCACCGCAAACGAACCGACGATCGACACCGGGATTGCCACCAACGGGATCACCGTCGCCCGCCAGTCACGCAGGAAGAGGAAGATCGTGAGCACGACCAACACGCCGGCCACGTAGAGCGTAAAATACACCTCATCGACCGAGCGCTCGATGAACACACTGGTGTCGTAAGCGACCTCGAGATTCACGCCTTCCGGCAGGTTGCGTCGCAACGCGGGCAACTGGGCTTTGATCTCGTCGGCCACCTGCAGGAGGTTGGCCTGGGTCTGCTTCTGCACGCGCATGCCGACCGCAGTGCGACCGTTGTAGTAGGCCTGCACGCGGTAGTCGCTGGAGCCGAGTTCCACCCGGCCCACGTCGGAAAATTTGATCTGCGTATTGCCCCGCGTTGCGAGCACCAGGTTCTCGTAGTCGCTCACCTCGTTGAGGCGGCCTTCCAGGCGCATGCCAAACTCGCGCGTGACCGACTCGATGCGACCGCTGGGGATGTCGACATTCTGCTGGCGCAGCGCGCGTTCGATGTCGGACACCGTCAACTGATAGGCGGCAAGCCGATCGGGATCGACCCACAGGCGCATCGCAAAGCGCGGCGCCCACAAGCTCACGCGGGAGACGCCCGGCACGGTTTGCAAACGTTGCACGACGACGTTCTCCGCGAGCTCCGCCAACTCGAGGCGCGAGAAGCGATCAGAGTTCATCGAGATGGTAAGCACCGGATCGGCGTCGGAGTCGGCCTTCTCGACGTCGGGCGAACGCACCTCGTCGGGCAGGCGATCCTGCACGCGGCCCACCTTGTCGCGCACGTCGTTGGCGGCTTCGTTGATGTCGCGGCGCAAGTCGAATTCGAGGCTCACGCTGCCGCGACCGGCGTTGGCGTTGGCGCGCATGATGCGCACGCCATCGATGGAAGAGAGCTCCTCCTCCAGCGGATCCACGATCTGGGTCTCCACCACCTCGGCCGCGGCGCCAGGATAGTTGGCGTCGACCGAAACGATGGGTGATTCGATGTCGGGGTATTCCCGCACCGGCAGGCGCAGAAAGGACAGGCAGCCCACCAAGATGATGAGCAAAGCCAGGACGATACAGACGACCGGGCGTTTGATGGAAACGTCGGAGAGCAGCATGGGTGAGCGGGTCGCGCCGAACGGCCGGTTCTAGGGTTGAGTGAACTCCGCGCGCAGCGGCTGCGGATCCAGCGGCGCGCCCGGGAACAGGATCAGCGCCCCTACACCGGAGGCGACCACTTCGGTCCCCTCGTTCAACACCCCGCGCAGGGGCACGACCTCCACGATGCCATGCGCGCGCAAGCCGGTGCGCACGGGCACGAACTGCGCGGCAGGCACCTCGCCGCTGCGGTCGACCACGATGATCTGCACGCCGCGCGAGTTGGTGAGGATGGCGCCTTCCGGCACCGCGAGGACGTCGCTCTTCTCCTCCAGCACGAGATTGATGTTGGCAAACATGCCGGGGCGCAGCGCCGCGTCGCTCGATTGCAGCACGGCCTTCACTTCCGAGGAGCGCACCGTGCGATCGATCGTCGAACTCACAAAATACACCTCACCGCGCAGGTCCTGATCGCTCTCCCCCGCCCGCACGCCGCGGGTGCGCACGTTGACCACCGTGCCGGGATGGACTTTGCCGAGGAAACGCTCCGGCACTTGGAAATCGATCTTCAACCGACTCAGGTCGTTGATCGTCGTGATGACCGTCGAGGGCGTCACGTAATCACCGGGCGAGATCGTGCGGGCTCCGACCACGCCGTCGAAGGGCGCGCGGATCTCCGTCTTGCCGATGCGCAGGCGGATGAGCGAAAGCTCGGCTTCGGCGGCGGCGAACTCGGAACGCGCCCGATCGTATTCCGACTGCGCGATGGTGCGCGATTGGCTCAGGTTCTCCGAACGCTCGACATTCAGTTTGGCGAGATTGAAGCGGGCTTCGATCTGCGCGAGCTGAGCGCGCAACTCCGCGTCGTCGATCTTGAGTAACAGGTCCCCCGCCTTCACCTGCTGGCCTTCGTCAAAAAAGATGCCGCGCACGATGCCGCCGATCTCTGTGCGCATCTCGGCCGATTCGTTGGCCGCGAGCGAGCCCACCAGATTCAGGCTCTCGATCATGGGTCGCTTGCTCAGTGTGACCACCTCCACCGCCTGCGGCTGTTGGGCATTGGCCCGACCCGCCTGCGAGCCGGTGAGCGGACGCTCCCCGCCCTCATTCTTGGCGCAACCGGTGGCCAACACGGCACCGATCAGCGCGACCAGCAAAGTCGAGGGAATGGAACGAGGCAGGGGCATGCTTCCTCTGCATGAAGCGGCTTTCAACATCGGGGGCAAATACCGCCCCCGATTTACGTTAATAGCAAGCGAGCCGGTGTGAACGGCACGCGATTTTAGCGCGAAACGCGCCAGGCGCGACCTCAGGCCGTTTCAGCCGTGTAGGCTTCGCTGTCGAGCAGAGCGTCGATCGCGGCGGCATCGGCCACCTTGACCTTCATGATCCAGCCACCCGCGTAGGGCTCCTGGTTGACCAGCTCCGGCGCACCGTCGAGGGCTTCGTTGACTTCCACGACTTCGCCGCTGACCGGCGCGTAGAGATCGGAGGCCGCCTTGACGGATTCCACCACGCCAAACACGGCGCCGGCTTCGAGCGTGTCGCCCACGGCCGGCAGTTCGACGTAGGTGATGTCGCCCAGGCTGCTCTGGGCGTAGTCGGAGATCCCGACTTCCACCACGCCGTCTCCGGCGTCTTTCACCCATTCGTGGGACTTGGCGTAACGGCGATCAGCAGGGACATTGCTCATGACGATTTCTTTAGTTCGACGAAGGGCGGTTTGACCAGTTGCAAAACAAACTTCTTGCCGCGCAGGTCGACCGCGAGCTCCCCCGCTTCGACAGCGGCAGCCGGCACCAGCGCCGAACCGATGGCCTCGCCAAGCATGGGCGACATCGTGCCGGAGAGCACCGAGCCGACCACCGCGCCGCTGGCGTCCAACACCTCGGCGCCGGCCCGCACGATGCGGCGGTCGCCGGTGCGGAAGAACACCACGCGACGGCGCGCCGGGTCGGCCTTCTCGGCCTGGAGCGCTTCGGCGCCGGTGAAGCTGCCTTCCTTTTGAAATTTCACCGTCCAGCCAAGGCCGGCGGCGATGGGCGACAGGTCGTCATTCAACTCGTGCCCATAAAGCGGATACCCGGCCTCGAGGCGCAGGCTGTCGCGCGCGCCGAGTCCGGCCAGTTGCAGGCCGTGCGCCGCGCCCGCTTGCATGATGGCCTCGGCCAACGCCGGGGCATCACTGGTGGCGTGGTAAAGTTCAAAGCCGTCCTCGCCGGTGTAACCGGTGCGGCTGATGTAGCAGTGCACGCCCGCCACCGTGCCTTCGCCAAAGTGGTAATAGCGCAGCATGCCGAGCTTGGCTCCGGTCAGGCTCTGGAGAATCGTCTCCGCCTTCGGCCCTTGCACCGCCAGCAGCGCGTAATCGTCGGAACGATCGGTGATGGTCACGTCAAAGCCCGCCGCCTGCTCACGCATCCAGGCGAGGTCCTTGGCGATGTTGCTAGCGTTGATGACCAGGAAATAGCGCTCCGGCTCGTGCATGTAGACCAGCAGGTCATCCACCACGCCACCGTCGGGCCGGCACATCGGCGAATACAGCACGCGCCCCGGGTAGAGCTTGCTCACGTCATTGGTGACCAAGCGGTTCAGGAACGCCTCCGCCCCCGGACCGGTCACATCGGCTTCCCCCATGTGACTCACGTCAAACAAGCCGGCGGTCGTGCGCACGGCTTTGTGCTCTTCGAGGATGCTCTGGTATTGGACCGGCATATCCCAGCCGGCGAAATCCACCATGCGCCCGCCATGGGCGACGTGAAAGGCATGAAGCGGGGTCCGTTGCAGTTCAGACATACCTCCGAGCAAGCGCGGGCCCGTCGACGCCCGCAAGAACTGGCTCCGGATTTTTATCGTCTTCACTGGCACAAGGACCGCTAATCCCGACAACTCATGTTCCTGTTCGCCCTCGCGATCGCTCTCACTCTTGGTATCTCTTTCATCTGTTCACTGATGGAGGCACTCATCCTGAGCACCACCGTCACAGAGGTGGAGATGCTCAAAAGAGCCAACCCTCGCCGGGGTCAGATCCTCGAGCAACTGCGCAACGGTTTGGAGGAAACCATCTCCACCATCCTTACGCTCAACACCATCGCGAACACCCTCGGCTCGATCACCATCGGCGGTCTCGCCATCAACCTGTTTGGGCAAACCGCCCTGGGCATCATCTCCGCCCTCATGACGCTCGGCATCCTGTTCTTCTCCGAGGTCATCCCCAAGAACCTGGGCGTCGTCTATCGCAAGCAACTGCAACCGCACGTCGTTTACCCGCTGCTGTGGATGCGCAACATGCTGCGTCCCGTCACCTACCTCTGCAATCTGCTGGTGCGCCTCGTCATCACCAGCGCGCCGGAGAAAACCGATTCCGAAGAGGAGATCATCCTGCTGGCCGAACGCGGCGCCCTCGACGGCTCCCTCACCAAGAGCGAATCCAGCATCATCGCCAACGCCCTCTCCCTCGACGATGTGCGCGTGCACGAGATCATGACCCCGCGCACGGTCATCACCGCGCTCAAGCGCACCGACACTGTCGGCGAAGTCTTCGACAGCTACGCCAACATCCCCTTCGCCCGCATCCCGGTGTATCAGGAAAGTCTCGACGACATCGTCGGCCTCGTCCGTCGCCGCGACCTGCTCAAGGCCGTCGCCAGCGACCAGGAAAACGACCTCATCTCCGCCCACATGCAGGAGATCCATTTCATCCCCGAAACCGCCACCGCCAGCCAGGCCCTGCAGGAGTTTCTCAAAACCCACCAACAACTGCTCATGGTGGTCGACGAGTTTGGCTCCACTGCCGGCGTGCTGACGATGGAGGACGTGATGGAGCATCTCATCGGCAAGGAAATCTTTGAAAAGGACGACCTCGCCGTCGACATGCGCGAGCTCGCCCGCAACCGCCTGCAAAAGCAGCCGCGGCCGAAGCGCCCCTCCCCGCCCGCCGGCCCTTCGGCTGGTCCGGCCTCCCGCGCCGCAGAGCAAGAGGACGGCGGCAAGATCGCGCCCTTCCCGCCCGCCGACTGATTGCGTTAACCGACCTCCCGCTGCCGCATGGATTCCGCCCCTGCCCCCACCCATTGGGTGCACGACCTGAGCCCGTTTCTCATCCAGTTTAATGAGAACTTCGGGATTCGTTATTACGGCCTCGGCTACCTGCTCGGGTTTCTGCTCGGCGGCCTGATCCTCCACCGCGCCGCCGTGCGTGGTCGCCTGCCCCTGCCGCCACCCGCGGTCTGGGATCTGCTCACCGCGCTGATCGTCGGCGTGATGGTGGGCGGTCGTCTCGGTTACTTCGTGCTCTACGAGCCGGCCGTGCTGTTTCAATCGCCGCTTGAGGTGTTCAAAGTCTGGCAGGGCGGCATGGCCTCCCACGGCGGATTCGCCGGCGTCGCCGTGGCCATGATCTGGTTCGCCCGCCGCCACCAACTCAGCTTCTGGCAACTTTCCGACGCCGTCGTCACCGCCGCTCCGCCCGGGCTGTTTTTGGTGCGCGTGGCCAACTTCATCAAAGGGGAGCTGCCCGGCAAAATCTCCGAGGTCCCGTGGGCGGTCATCTTCCCCGACACCGCCCCTCCCGGCACGCCCGTGCACCTCATCGCCCCGCGCCATCCGTCGCAGCTCTACGAGGCCGCGCTCGAGGGTTTGCTCCTGCTTGGGTTTACGCTCTGGCGCTACTGGCGCACGCTCGCCCCGGTCGCCACGCCCGGTCGCCTCACCGGCGAGTTTCTCATCGGCTACGCCTTCGCCCGCTCGATCAGCGAGCTGTTCCGCGAACCCGACGCCGACCTCATCCTCGGCCTCTCCCGCGGCACCTTCTACTCCCTGTTTTTTGTGGTCGCTGGCATCGTCCTCATCGTCCGTTCCCGCCCGGCCAAACGAGCCTGACCATATAGCCTGGGTAATGAACCCCATTAGATTGGGTTGGGCGATTGGCCGGCTTTTTGCATGCTGCCTTTCCCGTGGCATCCACGGTCCGGCTTACCCGAATTTGGCTCCTTTTGGTCGCGCTAAGCAGCGCGCCACTCTTCGCCGCCGCGACCCAAACCAAGCCCGTCAAATGGGTGCGTGGCATCTACGTCGCCGAGACGCCGAGCCCGCAACTGATCGCCTCCGATCAACTGTGGTCGCATGCCGAGGCGCGGGCCAAAACCCTGCGCGGCATCACCCTGCGCGGCCAAGGCCGATCCATGTTGCCGCTCTATAAACCGGGCACCGTGCTGGTTATCGCCCCGATCAAGTTTGCCGACCTGCGCCGCGGTCAGACCGTGGTTTATTACAACAGCGAACATCGCCAAGTTGCTCACGTGCTCGTCGCCAAATGTGACGACGGCTGGCGCGTCGCCGGTCTCAACAACCGCCTCCACGACGATGAAGGTGTGACCGCGCAAAATCTCTTCGGCGTCGTCGCCGAAGCCTACCAGCCCCTCCCCGCCGGCACCTCCGTCGCGTCCTTGAACTGAGGACAAAACTCAACCGCGAAGGTCTCGAAGACTTCGGTGTTATCCCGCTGCAGTCAGATCGAATCAGTCGGTTTCGCCCAACGCGGCTGCGATGGCCGCCACCAAACCGTCGGCCATCTTGGCGCGGCTTAAACCCGCTCGCGGACGCGGCACGTGCACAAAACCACCACGCACGCCGGGGCGCTGCGCCAAGCGGTGCATAAGGCCGTAAAACAGATGGTTGCACACGTAGGTGCCGGCCGTCTCCGAGAGTTTCACCGGCACATCCGCCGCCGCCAATGCCGCCTCCATGCGCCGCACCGGCAAGGTCGACCAATACGCCACCGGCCCGCCTGCCACCACCGGCTGCTCGATCGGCAGATTGCCCGCATTGTCGGGAATGCGCGCGTCATCCAAATTGATCGCCACGCGCTCCGGCGTGATGTGTCGCCGATTACCGGCTACGCCGAGACAGACCACCAGCGCCGGTTGCACCCGCTCGATCGCATCGTCGAGGGCCCGCAGACTTGCGCCAAACACGACCGGCAAGACCACGCCCGTCACCCGGTGGCCGGCCAGCTCGCGCCCATCCAAGGCTCCGGCGATGAAAGCCGACGGATTGCTACGCTCCCCGCCAAAGGGTTCAAAGCCGGTGACCAACACCGTGCGCGCTGAAGGTGCAGGGTTCTTGCTCACGCCCCCTCCTCCCCCGTCTCGACAAACGAACGCACCAACAGATCACCTCCGTCCAAAGCTTCCCGCAACCGCCGGGCAAATGCGACCGCGTGCGGTCCGTCGCCGTGCACACACACCGACTCCGCCCGGATCTCCACCCACTGCCCGCCGCTGCTGAGCACGCGCCCTTCCGCGACCATCGTCCAGACGCGGCGCTCCACTTCCGCCGGGTCCTCGATGAGCGCTCCCGGCGCATCCCGCGGTAGCAACCGGCCGTCGTCATCGTAGCCGCGATCGGCAAACACTTCGCTCACCACGCGCAATCCGGCCGCCTCACCCGCCGCCAGCAACTCGCCCCCGGCCAACCCGAGCAACGCCAGCGTGGAATCGTAAGCGGCCACCGCTTGCGCCACCGCGTCGGCGACGACCCGATCCCGCGCCGCCATGTTGTAGAGCGCGCCGTGGGGTTTGACGTAATGAAATTTCCCATACGCCGCCAAAGCCTTGAGCTGCCCGGACACCAGCGCGCCGATCTCCTCCGCGCTCATCGCCAGTTCGCGCCGCCCAAAATATTCGCGGTCGGCGAACCCCGGATGCGCTCCCGCCACCACGCCGAGTTTGCGCGCGAGCGCCATCGTATCGGCCATGATCGCGTCGTCGCCGGCATGCGCGCCACACGCCACGTTGGCCGAGCTCACCCAGGGCAACAGCTCCGGCTCCACCCCGGCGCCTTCACCCACATCACAATTCAGATCCACGGTTCGCACCTTCATGATTTGAGCAAGCGCCCTTCCACCGCCGTCGCAAACAAGCCGAGGTCCCGCTCTTCGGTCAGTCGCAACGCCTCGGCTTCGGCCAGCGTGGTTTCGACAAACTGCACCCGCCCGCCCGGCGGCACCTGCGCCAATACCGGCAGGTCGACCGAGATCACCGTCGCGATGCGCGGATACCCGCCCAGCGATTGGCGGTCGGCCAGTAACACGATCGGTTTACCGCTGGGCGGCACCTGCACCGTGCCGGCCTGCACCGGCTGGGAAACCATCTCCAAGGGTTCGCGCAACTCCAGTTCCGGTCCCTCCAAACGCATGCCCATGCGATCCGAACTGCTGCCCACCCGATACGGTTCGCTCAGCAATTGATTCCACGCCGCCAGTCGAAAGGCGTCCCCCTCCGGCCCGCGCAACACCCGCACCTCCGGAATGTCACCGGTCACCGGTTTCGACAACGAGGGCGAAACCAACCAACCGCTCTTCACATCGCGAATGGTGGCCGTCCCCAGCGGCAACACGTCACCGGTCTCCAGCGCCCGGCCGCCCCAGCCGCCGAAACCGCCCTGCAGATTGGTGGAGCGTGAACCCAGCACCACCGGCGCATCCACGCCGCCATTAATGGCCAGGATACCGCGGAATCCCACCGGCACCTGCGACAGGTCCAACACCGCTCCCGGCTCCATCACAAAGGGACGGCCAAAGGGCACCCGCGCGGCGATCGCGCCCATGACCACACACACGCGTCGATCCCGGAAACGCAGCACCGGCCCGCGCAAGGCCCACTCCAACGCCGCCGCATCCGCCGGGTTGCCCACCATGAGATTCGCCAAACGCAACGCCCTCCCGTCGACCGCGCCGCCTTCGGTCACGCCTGCATCCTGATAACCGCGCCGACCATAGTCCTGCACCGTCGTCTGCACGCCCGGCTGCTCGATCTCAATCGCCGCACCGACGATCTGCGACGCATCCGGCTCCGCGGCGCTTTCCTCAGTCATCAGCTCGGTCAAGCTCACAAAGGTCGCCGCATCGATCGGCTTAAACCGCACCCAGTCGCCCGCCCGCAACAGCGCCGGCTCGGCCGCGTTGACATCAAACAAGCGGCGCGGCGTGCGCCCGATCAGATTCCACCCGCCCGGCGAGCGTTGCGGATACACGCCGGTCTGCGCGCCGCCAATGCCCACGCTGCCCGCCTCCAGCCGCGTGCGCGGCGTCGCCTTGCGCGGACACGCCAGCGCCGGATCCAAGCCACTCAGATAAGGAAAGCCCGGCGCAAACCCCACCGCCTGCACCCGATAATGTCCGCCGCTGTGACGGGCGACGACCTCCGCCGGACTCAGCCCGACCGTCTCCGCCACCGCCGCGAGATCGGGCGCGTATTCACCTTCATAACACACCGGCAGCTCCACCTCCCGCTCGCCGTCGCAGGCCGTGGCCAACTCGTCGGCGGTCACAGCCTCCAGACACTCGCGCACCTTGCGCGCGACGTCGGCCCAGCGGGAGCTCGCAGCAAAATACACCCCGACGGTCGTGATCGCCGGCACCACTTCGAGGATCTCGGGCAGCGCCAGGGCGCGAATCGCGCGGGTCGCGGCCTGCACTTTGGCCAAGGCGTCAGCTGGCGGCGTGGTCTGCACCTCGACCAGCAAGGCCGTGTCGCCCAAAACCTTGATCATCATGACGACAGCTTATCTTAGCCTGCCCGCGGAGACACAAGCCTGAGAACACTTCGCCCCGAATCGCACCGATATTTGACCGGATAGGGTTGAAGTTGGCGCGACCAGCACGGATAGGTGGCGCGATGCCCTCT
This portion of the Actomonas aquatica genome encodes:
- a CDS encoding 5-oxoprolinase subunit PxpA — its product is MKVRTVDLNCDVGEGAGVEPELLPWVSSANVACGAHAGDDAIMADTMALARKLGVVAGAHPGFADREYFGRRELAMSAEEIGALVSGQLKALAAYGKFHYVKPHGALYNMAARDRVVADAVAQAVAAYDSTLALLGLAGGELLAAGEAAGLRVVSEVFADRGYDDDGRLLPRDAPGALIEDPAEVERRVWTMVAEGRVLSSGGQWVEIRAESVCVHGDGPHAVAFARRLREALDGGDLLVRSFVETGEEGA
- the pxpB gene encoding 5-oxoprolinase subunit PxpB, whose protein sequence is MMIKVLGDTALLVEVQTTPPADALAKVQAATRAIRALALPEILEVVPAITTVGVYFAASSRWADVARKVRECLEAVTADELATACDGEREVELPVCYEGEYAPDLAAVAETVGLSPAEVVARHSGGHYRVQAVGFAPGFPYLSGLDPALACPRKATPRTRLEAGSVGIGGAQTGVYPQRSPGGWNLIGRTPRRLFDVNAAEPALLRAGDWVRFKPIDAATFVSLTELMTEESAAEPDASQIVGAAIEIEQPGVQTTVQDYGRRGYQDAGVTEGGAVDGRALRLANLMVGNPADAAALEWALRGPVLRFRDRRVCVVMGAIAARVPFGRPFVMEPGAVLDLSQVPVGFRGILAINGGVDAPVVLGSRSTNLQGGFGGWGGRALETGDVLPLGTATIRDVKSGWLVSPSLSKPVTGDIPEVRVLRGPEGDAFRLAAWNQLLSEPYRVGSSSDRMGMRLEGPELELREPLEMVSQPVQAGTVQVPPSGKPIVLLADRQSLGGYPRIATVISVDLPVLAQVPPGGRVQFVETTLAEAEALRLTEERDLGLFATAVEGRLLKS